A single genomic interval of Hemiscyllium ocellatum isolate sHemOce1 chromosome 37, sHemOce1.pat.X.cur, whole genome shotgun sequence harbors:
- the LOC132833554 gene encoding mannan-binding lectin serine protease 1-like has translation MLPALLGFPLNERFGELQSPGFPSAYGDNIYQTWNISVPSGFVIKLYFSHFNLEPSYRCEYDHIKILTDGKQLAKLCGETSTDTEEVPGDKRFYSTGNNMTVIFRTDYSNEKNYTGFAAHYAAVDIDECDQTAFEEPSCDHYCHNYLGGYYCSCKPGYFLDSDNKICRVIRKV, from the exons ATGCTTCCGGCACTTCTTGGCTTTCCATTGAATGAGAGGTTTGGGGAATTGCAATCTCCCGGTTTTCCAAGTGCATATGGAGATAATATCTACCAGACCTGGAACATCTCTGTCCCCAGTGGATTTGTGATAAAACTGTATTTCTCACACTTCAACCTTGAACCATCTTATCGCTGTGAATATGACCACATTAAG ATCCTGACAGATGGAAAACAGTTGGCCAAGCTGTGTGGCGAGACTAGCACAGATACAGAAGAGGTTCCCGGTGACAAACGATTCTACTCCACAGGGAACAACATGACAGTGATATTCAGAACTGATTACTCAAACGAGAAGAATTACACCGGATTTGCTGCACATTATGCAGCCGTAG ACATTGACGAGTGTGATCAGACAGCTTTTGAAGAACCATCCTGTGACCATTACTGCCATAACTATCTGGGAGGGTACTACTGCTCCTGTAAGCCAGGTTACTTCCTAGACTCAGATAACAAGATCTGCAGAG TCATCCGCAAAGTGTAA